The sequence TACCCGATTTATTTTTCTTTTTTCTCAAAAACATGTACAAATATAGCACGGGACACCCATTTCACAAAACTACCCCTTATAAATAAAGATTTACAAAGCTTTTTTTAGCAAAGTGCGAAAAACAGGAGTTTTTACATTTATATCTTTGTTTATTTTGTTGCTTTCCCCACTTTATTGTATCAAGACTTTTGCAAGCCCAACAACGCTTTTTTTTGAACTTTTCATAAAACAAAAAAAGTTTATTGAAACTGATTTCAACAAACTTTCTTCTTTCTCATTGTTTACATAGTGTACAGAACTCTTTACCAACTATTTTTGACCATTAAACCTTTTTTACACAAAGGGAATAAAAACAATGTTTCGATAATAAGTTTTTAACTTAAAACAAAAAATTAAATTAACTTATCAATAATCATTTCTGCGGTTGCCTGAATAGCGGGAACAGCAACAGAGTTCCCTAGTTGCTTATATGCTTGTGTGTCTGAAACTTTCAAAATAAAATTGTCGGGAAAGCCTTGTAATCTCGCCCATTCTCGTGGTGTTAACACTCGAATATATTCCTTATTTAATCCGCCTTTTTTTGCCGTAACTGTTTTAAAATCTGTCAGCCTGCAATCTGTAAACAAATTTCTTTCTCGTCCCATTCCGCCGACAACAATTGCGTTTGCACATTGGTTTTCTTTTATCATTTCATACCCGAAACCATTCCCTTTGGCTTTATTTCTTTTCCTGTGTTTTTTTAAAGTATTAAGGTAAGATACTGACAAATAATATTTTGAAGAAACTGCTTTTTTCTCTTTAACATCCCCGAATACAATTTTCTTTTTCAACGGTTTCGGGCATTCAAACTCCGAAATCTTTAAATCTTTCCTGAAGCCGATAATGAAAATTCGTTCTCTGTTTTGCGGAACTCCGAAATCTTTTGCATTTATAATTTGGGGTTCGGGAACAAAATAGTTTAAGTCTTCTCGTAAAACTTTTAAAATTATTTTAAGCGTATTTCCTTTGTCATGATTTCTTAAACCTTTCACATTTTCCAAAAAAAATGCCTTGGGGTGTTTTTCTTTAATAACTCTTGTAATGTCAAAAAATAAAGTTCCCCTTGTTTCGTCGGCAAAACCTTTACGTTTTCCGGCAATAGAAAATGCTTGGCAAGGAAAACCGGCACACAAAATATCATGTTCGGGAATGTCTTTTTCATTTATTTTTGTAATGTCGCCGAAAGGAACTTCTCCGAAATTATATTCATAGGTTTTTTTGGCATATTTATCAATTTCAGAAGAAAAAACACATTTTCCTCCGAGGTTTTGCATTGCAATTCTGAAACCGCCAACACCCGCAAACAAATCAATAAAAGTAAATTCCGGTTCTTTCGACTCCGGAAAGGGTATGTCAAATTTTAATTGGGTTTTTT is a genomic window of Bacteroidales bacterium containing:
- a CDS encoding DNA cytosine methyltransferase produces the protein MTKYSEIKEQLKIDPLKETSEGSAYFTHYLHNKNNNKISSYYKTQAKRFIKNKFEEPIAKYEKTQLKFDIPFPESKEPEFTFIDLFAGVGGFRIAMQNLGGKCVFSSEIDKYAKKTYEYNFGEVPFGDITKINEKDIPEHDILCAGFPCQAFSIAGKRKGFADETRGTLFFDITRVIKEKHPKAFFLENVKGLRNHDKGNTLKIILKVLREDLNYFVPEPQIINAKDFGVPQNRERIFIIGFRKDLKISEFECPKPLKKKIVFGDVKEKKAVSSKYYLSVSYLNTLKKHRKRNKAKGNGFGYEMIKENQCANAIVVGGMGRERNLFTDCRLTDFKTVTAKKGGLNKEYIRVLTPREWARLQGFPDNFILKVSDTQAYKQLGNSVAVPAIQATAEMIIDKLI